The window TGGGCAGCAGCACGGCCTGGATGTTGGGCAGCACGCCGCCCTGGGCGATGGTCACGCCGCCCAGCAGCTTGTTGAGCTCCTCGTCGTTGCGGATGGCCAGCTGCAGGTGCCTGGGGATGATGCGCGTCTTCTTGTTGTCGCGGGCCGCGTTGCCGGCCAGCTCCAGGATCTCGGCCGACAGGTACTCCAGCACCGCCGCCAGGTACACCGGCGCGCCCGCCCCCACGCGCTCCGCGTAGTTGCCCTTGCGCAGAAGGCGGTGGACGCGCCCCACGGGGAACTGCAGCCCCGCGCGGGACGAGCGCGACTTGGCCTTGGCCCGGACTTTGCCTCCCGACTTCCCTCGGCCGGACATCGCGGGAGGAGAGAGAGCCTGAGCAGGGACAAGGCGCTGCGGTCAGCGGCGAGGCCCCGGCTCTCGGGCCGGAGCCTCCTGCCCCTCCCGAGGCGGACTCGCCGCGCCGCCTACCTCGCTCCGCGCCGGGAGCTGCAGAGGCCGCGGCCCGGGGAGCTGCACGCCCGCGGCGGGAGCACCAGCAACGGGCAAGGGCTGGCAGAACCTGGGAGGGGCCGGCAAATATAAATAAAGACCCAGTCGCTTCTGACTTCCCATTGGCCGCCGCGGGTTCCGAACTGCGCTCCGATTGGAGCGCCTTCCGATCCGCGATTTGCATAGGCCTGCGAGCACACTCGCCCCGGCTCCAGAGAACGGCCTCCGGCTTCTCTCGTTCTTATTGGGCTCCAGTTTGGTCATTGAGCGAATGGCCCTGCGGCTAGAGCGGGGCGGGAACCCGAGCGGCTGGAAGCCCAGAGAGTGCCCGTGGGGGCACAGGATGCTCGGAGaccgggggggtggggggggggggggggggggaaagagggcaGGATGTGGGCAAACGGCAGGCTCCCTAAGCAAGTCTTTCCCCGGGCGCCGGGGCGCTCATCAGCGAGTTTCATCCCCTGCTGCTTGGAGGCTCGGAGGGCGCTAGCAGGACCCGGCAAAACCTCCAAACAGCTTCCCTGCCTGCTCCGCTGGGGCCTCCCTGCCTGGGGCGTCCCGCCCCTTCCCCTTAGAAGTTAGGGAAGGTGGGGGTCCGTCTGTAGTCCTCTCCCGCCCCGAGCAAGCCTGCGCAGGGGGAGGTCATAGCCAGAGCAGCTGGGCAGCCCAGAGCCCCCTCAGCCCCCGCAGCTCGGCAGCCCGGAGGCCCCACAGCCCCCGCAGCTCGGCAGCCCGGAGCCCCCACAGCCCCCGCAGCTCGGCAGCCCGGAGCCCCCAGAGCCCCCGCAGCTCGGCAGCCCAGAGCCCCCTCAGCCTCGGCAGCCCGGAGCCCCCTCAGCCTCGGCAGCCCGGAGGCCCCACAGCCCCCGCAGCTCGGCAGCCCGGAGCCCCTCAGCCCCCGCAGCCTCGGCAGCCCGGAGGCCCCACAGCCCCCGCAGCTCGGCAGCCCGGAGCCCCCACAGCCCGCAGCTCGGCAGCCCGGAGCCCCCAGAGCCCCCGCAGCTCGGCAGCCCAGAGCCCCCTCAGCCTCGGCAGCCCGGAGCCCCCTCAGCCTCGGCAGCCCGGAGGCCCCACAGCCCCCGCAGCTCGGCAGCCCGGAGCCCCTCAGCCCCCGCAGCCTTGGCAGCCCGGAGCTCCCTCAGCCCCCGCAGCCCAACAGCCCGGAGCCCCCACAGCCCCCGCAGCCTCGGCAGCCCGGAGCCCCCAGAGCCCCCGCAGCTCGGCAGCCCAGAGCCCCCTCAGCCCCCGCAGCCCGGAGCCCCCGCAGCCCCCGCAGCGCGCTGTGAGGCTCCGCTGGGGCAGGAGCAGGCAGGAGAGCCTTCTCCAGGCCCGGGAGCCCTGCCCCCACCCCGGGCTATCCCAGTGGTAAGCTTCAAGCCAGACTGGAGGTCCCCTCCGCTCGGGTTCACCTCGCAGCCCATTTAAATGCCGAGGGGTGCCACTGTCCCCGCCTGGGTAATCTTTTTCTCTAAGGGAGGGGTGAGAAAGGCCGTACCTGGAGAAGCGTTCTCCCCGGCTACAGTAGCAACATCACCCCGCCTCCCCCCGGCCCGGGAAAGGGGGCACGGAAGGTGGCCCCCAGCCGAGGCCGGTGCCCCCGTTTGTCTCCGGGGGGGCCACCTTCTCTGGGAACCCCCGAGCGGTAGTCACCTGTGCAGGGGCTAGATTCCCCGATGATCGCGTTGTCGGTTTGCAGAGGCCAAAGGAGGTCCTCCCGATGATCCCGCTGCTTGGGAGAGGGCCCGGCAAGGTCTCGGGCCCAGAGCCCCTTTTCaaccaagcatttattgagtgcctgctCTGTGCAGGGCACTGCAAAAAAGCGCTGGGGAGAGAAGGGCGAAGGGCGATTGCTGCCTTTCAATTCAGTGTGGAATGGAGACAACGTGGAAACGAGCAATTTACAAGCTAAATGAGAAATAATCCTCTGGGATTAAGAAGGATCGGGCAAAGCTCCCTAAAGAAGGTCCATTTTTAGCTGGGGCCCACAGGAAGTCCAAGGCGAATATGAGGGGCGGGACTCTCCCGTTAACACTCACAAATCTTTTATTAATCTGGTTCCATtgcttgtccttccttctccaggaaAGGCCAGGGCATCAAGGAGGTGACGCCATGACTGACAAGCGAGTTGGATTTAAAGGAaagagggctgggcaaggtcacctgcctcactttcccctctaggaCCTTgcgggtccagtggccagatatggaTCAGGAAGACTAGAGATGACCCAGATTGCAATGGGAAACCGCGGTCTTTTTAaactcagtttgactgaggctgcacccaatcagtgattaaagctGGGCAGAacttgaagcaaagaatctcctctttcatttagttcaaaaaaggaacaacaacaaaaactaaatgaatctgggaggggaagacccttagGGTTTCTGGCTAAAGCAGAAATTCGGGctgtttacattcaatctgagtttGATAGGATcaaatgaccaaatggggcttggacTGGTGCCTAATGGTGGCCAATTGCAATCACTTGCCTCAGTTGTTAACAAAGATTTCAGAGGGGATTGGTGGCCTTTCAGTGAGCAAAGTATGGAATAGCTGGGGATTCAGACCTTGGAAAGAGGTGCTTTCAACAGAAATGAGAAAGTGTAGAAAAGTTGCTGCTCTGGACATGAAGATCTTTGTTTTAGGTATAGTCGAAAACCCCATGGGGACACCCAAGTGGAGATGTCACAAGAGCAGGTGGTAGTTTGGGATCAGTTTTGCAAAAAGATTGGGGTTCCAGAAATTGACCTACTCAAAACCACATGAATCTATGTGGCCTCCTTGGTCTGGATAAGATGCAGAACAGAATCTGAGGGCCTATTTCAGATTCATGATATTGGCAAAATACTAATAGACCACTTTTGCTTTCAATGTGTGACCAGCCCATCTTTTCTTCTCATACATTTCCCCAATGACATAAATTAAaagatgagatcaccaagaaagtGTAGCGAAAAAGTGATGGATACTGGTATTGGGTAATGGTGGTGGTGTTTCAGTCAGAGAACCAGGATAAAGCAGTGTCGTGGAAGACAAAAATATATCCAGGAAGAAGTGCTCCAAAGTGTCAAAACtacacaaaaatcaaataagatgacaagaatttagcacagtgcctgacacatagaaggtCCTTAATAAGAGGCCACTGGATTAACCAGTTACCTTCACTGgggatttcaggggaaaaaaaaaaaacatggtaagTCTTTTAGGAATTGAACAGTGAATAGAACCTAGAGAAAAATACACTAAATAACTACGAAAGTCTAAATAAGAACAAAACAGCTGACCTCACATTAAACACAATTACTAAGGTTAGATCCTTAAGGTGATGGATACCTAATGTTTACAAGTTACTTGTAAGTGGATAGAGTTCAAGAAATGCAATCAGACTATCATCTTCCTGAGCTTaagtccagcttcagacacttatttactagctgtgtgatcctggacaagtcacttaact of the Sarcophilus harrisii chromosome 1, mSarHar1.11, whole genome shotgun sequence genome contains:
- the LOC100924202 gene encoding histone H2A.J-like, which produces MTKLEPNKNERSRRPFSGAGASVLAGLCKSRIGRRSNRSAVRNPRRPMGSQKRLGLYLYLPAPPRFCQPLPVAGAPAAGVQLPGPRPLQLPARSEALSPPAMSGRGKSGGKVRAKAKSRSSRAGLQFPVGRVHRLLRKGNYAERVGAGAPVYLAAVLEYLSAEILELAGNAARDNKKTRIIPRHLQLAIRNDEELNKLLGGVTIAQGGVLPNIQAVLLPKKTQSSKK
- the LOC116423191 gene encoding predicted GPI-anchored protein 58 — translated: MALRLERGGNPSGWKPRECPWGHRMLGDRGEVREGGGPSVVLSRPEQACAGGGHSQSSWAAQSPLSPRSSAARRPHSPRSSAARSPHSPRSSAARSPQSPRSSAAQSPLSLGSPEPPQPRQPGGPTAPAARQPGAPQPPQPRQPGGPTAPAARQPGAPTARSSAARSPQSPRSSAAQSPLSLGSPEPPQPRQPGGPTAPAARQPGAPQPPQPWQPGAPSAPAAQQPGAPTAPAASAARSPQSPRSSAAQSPLSPRSPEPPQPPQRAVRLRWGRSRQESLLQAREPCPHPGLSQW